A genomic segment from Perca flavescens isolate YP-PL-M2 chromosome 13, PFLA_1.0, whole genome shotgun sequence encodes:
- the zbtb20 gene encoding zinc finger and BTB domain-containing protein 20: protein MTERIHNINLHNFSNSVLETLNEQRNRGHFCDVTVRIHGSMLRAHRCVLAAGSPFFQDKLLLGYSDIEIPSVVSVQSIQKLIDFMYSGILRVSQSEALQILTAASILQIKTVIDECTRIVSQNVGLAGPGGFPVIPGDSGQETPRGTPESGTSGPSSDAESGYIQATSQSMDRAYTSLYSYPGLTLQNGTRERPLYINPMSINCDLTLSTQKDQQSQDPPWMNRIQERSQQVDRFISTAESTHCRKQPRPVRIQTGGMHIKQEAEDEYSCYDNLDCHDDTDHTEGVESESKVESFDSGVSSSISTEPDAMEQQPYLTAFSRDGGGDGHPGEGGPVQIEVNDSSPEQVQDTDDGDTSHSTSDSSMMQPLPNSVMSQALPSAPHYMRQVESHTSNLRMPLTVTSNSQVMGTAGSTFLPTLFPTQPARDNKNFLYLPGQQQPQFVAVPPPAMPSFPNPMSVQQAPAQQQQVVGGIGPGEKKPYECTLCSKTFTAKQNYVKHMFVHTGEKPHQCSICWRSFSLKDYLIKHMVTHTGVRAYQCSICNKRFTQKSSLNVHMRLHRGEKSYECYICKKKFSHKTLLERHMALHSTGTGLSGSAGTPGPVSIPMPMAVPEPGAGVVALAMPVSGGAGVGVGVGTGVGVAAEASCQEGTTYVCSVCPAKFDQMEHFNDHMRMHVSDG from the exons ATGACCGAGCGCATTCATAACATCAATCTCCACAACTTCAGCAATTCTGTACTTGAGACCCTCAATGAGCAACGCAACCGTGGGCACTTCTGTGACGTGACTGTTCGGATCCATGGAAGTATGCTGCGAGCTCACCGGTGCGTGCTGGCTGCTGGAAGCCCCTTCTTTCAGGACAAGCTGCTCTTGGGCTACAGCGACATTGAGATCCCTTCTGTGGTCTCAGTGCAATCCATCCAAAAGCTGATTGACTTTATGTACAGTGGGATTCTGCGGGTATCTCAGTCAGAGGCCCTGCAGATCCTAACTGCTGCCAGCATCCTACAGATCAAGACCGTCATTGATGAGTGTACCCGCATCGTGTCCCAGAATGTGGGCCTGGCTGGGCCGGGGGGGTTCCCTGTTATACCAGGAGACTCTGGTCAGGAAACGCCCCGTGGCACTCCAGAGTCTGGCACCTCCGGGCCCAGCAGCGACGCAGAGTCAGGTTATATACAAGCAACATCACAAAGCATGGACCGTGCATACACATCACTGTACTCATACCCTGGCCTCACTCTGCAGAACGGCACCCGCGAGCGCCCCCTGTACATTAACCCTATGTCGATAAATTGCGATCTGACTCTCAGCACTCAGAAGGACCAGCAATCTCAAGATCCGCCCTGGATGAACCGCATCCAGGAGAGATCTCAGCAGGTCGACCGCTTCATCTCCACAGCAGAGTCCACCCACTGCCGCAAGCAACCCCGACCGGTACGCATACAAACAGGAGGGATGCACATAAAGCAGGAGGCCGAAGATGAGTACAGCTGCTACGATAATTTGGACTGCCACGATGACACTGACCATACTGAGGGTGTGGAGAGTGAATCCAAGGTTGAAAGTTTTGACTCAGGGGTGAGCTCCTCCATCAGTACTGAGCCAGATGCTATGGAGCAGCAGCCGTACCTGACGGCCTTTAGCCGAGACGGGGGCGGGGACGGTCATCCCGGTGAAGGAGGTCCAGTGCAAATAGAGGTCAATGACTCGTCCCCAGAGCAAGTGCAAGACACAGACGACGGGGACACATCCCACAGCACTAGTGACAGTAGCATGATGCAGCCCCTGCCAAACTCAGTCATGTCCCAGGCCCTGCCAAGTGCCCCGCACTACATGCGCCAGGTAGAATCACACACCAGCAATCTGAGGATGCCGCTCACCGTGACCAGCAATTCCCAAGTGATGGGCACTGCTGGAAGCACCTTCCTGCCCACACTCTTTCCTACACAGCCGGCTAGAGACAACAAGAATTTCCTTTACCTTCCTGGCCAGCAGCAACCACAATTTGTGGCTGTGCCGCCCCCTGCTATGCCATCATTCCCGAACCCCATGTCGGTACAGCAAGCGCcagctcagcagcagcaggttgtAGGAGGAATTGGTCCGGGGGAAAAGAAGCCCTACGAATGCACTCTCTGCAGTAAAACCTTTACTGCTAAACAGAACTACGTCAAACACATGTTTGTCCATACTG GTGAGAAGCCTCATCAGTGCAGCATCTGCTGGCGCTCGTTCTCCCTGAAGGATTACTTAATCAAACACATGGTGACACACACAGGGGTGCGGGCCTACCAGTGCAGCATCTGCAACAAGCGTTTCACCCAGAAGAGCTCTCTCAATGTCCACATGCGGCTGCACCGTGGAGAGAAGTCCTATGAGTGCTACATCTGCAAGAAGAAGTTCTCACACAAGACCCTGCTGGAGAGGCACATGGCCCTGCACAGCACAGGCACAGGGCTGTCGGGGAGCGCAGGTACCCCGGGCCCAGTCTCCATTCCCATGCCTATGGCTGTCCCTGAGCCTGGAGCTGGAGTGGTGGCCCTCGCCATGCCAGTGAGCGGAGGTGCTGGAGTAGGGGTTGGGGTTGGAACAGGAGTGGGTGTAGCTGCAGAAGCGAGCTGCCAAGAAGGGACCACCTACGTGTGCTCCGTCTGCCCTGCCAAGTTCGACCAAATGGAGCACTTCAATGACCACATGCGAATGCATGTCTCCGATGGATAA
- the si:dkey-251i10.1 gene encoding ADP/ATP translocase 2, with protein MNETAISFAKDFLAGGISAAISKTAVAPIERVKLLLQVQHASKQITADKQYKGIMDCVVRIPKEQGFLSFWRGNLANVIRYFPTQALNFAFKDKYKKVFLDGVDKRTQFWRYFAGNLASGGAAGATSLCFVYPLDFARTRLAADVGKAGAGREFNGLGDCLAKIFKSDGLKGLYQGFNVSVQGIIIYRAAYFGIYDTAKGMLPDPKNTHILVSWMIAQTVTAVAGLTSYPFDTVRRRMMMQSGRKGADIMYSGTIDCWRKIARDEGGKAFFKGAWSNVLRGMGGAFVLVLYDELKKVM; from the exons ATGAATGAGACAGCTATTTCTTTCGCCAAGGATTTCTTGGCCGGTGGTATCTCTGCTGCTATCTCCAAAACAGCCGTCGCCCCAATCGAGAGAGTGAAGCTTCTCCTTCAG GTCCAGCATGCCAGTAAGCAGATCACCGCGGATAAGCAGTACAAGGGTATCATGGACTGCGTTGTCCGTATCCCCAAGGAGCAGGGGTTCCTTTCCTTCTGGAGAGGTAACCTTGCCAATGTCATCAGATATTTCCCCACCCAGGCCCTCAACTTCGCCTTCAAGGACAAGTACAAGAAGGTCTTCCTTGATGGTGTTGACAAGCGCACCCAGTTCTGGAGGTACTTCGCCGGTAACCTGGCCTCCGGTGGCGCCGCCGGAGCCACCTCTCTCTGCTTCGTGTACCCCCTCGACTTCGCCCGTACTCGCCTGGCTGCTGATGTGGGAAAGGCTGGAGCCGGTAGAGAGTTCAATGGTCTGGGAGACTGCCTGGCTAAGATCTTTAAGTCTGATGGCTTGAAAGGTCTGTACCAGGGCTTCAATGTGTCCGTGCAGGGAATCATCATCTACAGGGCTGCATACTTCGGCATCTATGACACCGCAAAGG GTATGCTTCCAGACCCCAAGAACACCCATATATTGGTGAGCTGGATGATTGCACAGACTGTGACAGCTGTTGCTGGCCTGACCTCATACCCCTTCGACACTGTCCGTAGACGTATGATGATGCAGTCCGGTCGCAAAGGAG CTGACATCATGTACAGCGGGACCATTGACTGCTGGCGTAAGATTGCACGCGATGAGGGTGGCAAGGCTTTCTTCAAGGGAGCCTGGTCCAATGTGCTCAGAGGCATGGGTGGCGCCTTTGTGCTGGTGTTGTATGATGAGCTGAAGAAAGTCATGTAA